The following are from one region of the Strix uralensis isolate ZFMK-TIS-50842 chromosome 4, bStrUra1, whole genome shotgun sequence genome:
- the POU4F2 gene encoding POU domain, class 4, transcription factor 2: protein MMMSLSSKQPFGLPHGGGGGLHETKYSALHTASPCPSAAAPAASSPSSTGNSGSAGRGSGSGPGSGSGSGTGGSGSGSGSGPGGGSGGGGAEAMRRACLPAPPSNIFGGLDESLLARAEALAAVDIVSPSKSHHHHPPHHSPFKPDATYHTMNTIPCTSAASSSSVPISHPSALSGTHHHHHHHHHHHHQPHQALEGELLEHLTPGLALGAMTAPDGAVVSTPGHAPHMAGMNPMHPAALGMAHAHGLPAHMGCMSDVDADPRDLEAFAERFKQRRIKLGVTQADVGSALANLKIPGVGSLSQSTICRFESLTLSHNNMIALKPILQAWLEEAEKSHREKLAKPELFSGAEKKRKRTSIAAPEKRSLEAYFALQPRPSSEKIAAIAEKLDLKKNVVRVWFCNQRQKQKRMKYSAGI from the exons ATGATGATGTCCCTGAGCAGCAAGCAGCCCTTCGGCCTCCcccacggcggcggcggcggcctccaCGAAACCAAGTACTCGGCCCTGCACACCGCCTCGCCctgcccctccgccgccgcccccgccgccagctcccccagcagcaccggCAACAGCGGCTCCGCCGGACGCGGctccggctccggccccggctccggctccggctccggcacCGGCGGCTCCGGCTCCGGTTCGGGctccggccccggcggcggcagcggcggcggcggcgcggaggcgaTGCGGCGGgcctgcctgcccgcccctcCG AGCAATATATTCGGCGGTCTGGACGAGAGCCTGCTGGCCCGCGCCGAAGCCCTGGCAGCGGTGGACATCGTCTCCCCGAGCAagagccaccaccaccacccgccGCACCACAGCCCCTTCAAGCCGGACGCCACGTACCACACCATGAACACCATCCCCTGCACCTcggccgcctcctcctcctcggtgCCCATCTCCCACCCGTCCGCCCTGTCGGggacccaccaccaccaccaccaccaccaccaccaccaccaccagccccaccaggCGCTGGAGGGGGAACTCTTGGAGCACCTGACGCCGGGGTTGGCGCTGGGGGCCATGACGGCTCCCGACGGCGCCGTGGTCTCCACGCCGGGCCACGCTCCTCACATGGCCGGCATGAACCCCATGCACCCGGCGGCGCTGGGCATGGCCCACGCCCACGGGCTACCGGCCCACATGGGCTGCATGAGCGACGTGGACGCCGACCCCCGCGACTTGGAGGCCTTCGCCGAGCGCTTCAAGCAGCGCCGCATCAAGCTGGGGGTGACCCAGGCCGACGTGGGCTCGGCGCTGGCCAACCTGAAGATCCCGGGGGTGGGCTCGCTCAGCCAGAGCACCATTTGCCGCTTCGAGTCGCTCACCCTCTCGCACAACAACATGATCGCCCTCAAGCCCATCCTGCAGGCCTGGCTGGAGGAGGCCGAGAAGTCCCACCGCGAGAAGCTGGCCAAGCCCGAGCTCTTCAGCGGCGCGGAAAAGAAGCGCAAGCGGACCTCCATCGCCGCCCCCGAGAAGCGCTCGCTGGAGGCCTACTTCGCCCTCCAGCCCCGGCCCTCCTCCGAGAAGATCGCCGCCATCGCCGAGAAGCTGGACCTCAAGAAGAACGTGGTCCGCGTCTGGTTCTGCAACCAGCGCCAGAAGCAGAAGCGCATGAAGTACTCGGCCGGCATCTGA